Proteins encoded within one genomic window of Hevea brasiliensis isolate MT/VB/25A 57/8 chromosome 8, ASM3005281v1, whole genome shotgun sequence:
- the LOC110636673 gene encoding cyclase-like protein 2 yields the protein MRGVQLLFLLQLCTSCVLTLAVPRVPVPKRREVYGNGRIFDITQRVNAKMPTWGSRDGLGQFVWLVASMKNGSLVNASEMKLSAHTGTHIDAPSHNYEEYYEAGFDIDTLDLEVLNESHGLNYLNEQIFRVEAC from the exons ATGAGAGGAGTCCAGCTTTTATTTCTATTGCAACTATGCACAAGCTGCGTACTAACTCTAGCAGTCCCCAGAGTTCCTGTTCCAAAGAGAAGAGAGGTGTATGGTAATGGCAGAATCTTTGATATCACCCAAAGGGTGAATGCTAAAATGCCGACATGGGGCTCCAGAGATGGGCTCGGCCAATTTGTATGGTTGGTTGCTAGCATGAAAAATGGTTCTCTTGTGAATGCTTCCGAGATGAAGCTATCTGCACACACTGGCACGCATATTGATGCTCCTTCGCATAACTATGAAGAATACTATGAAGCTGGGTTTGACATTGATACATTGGACTTGGAGGTGCTCAATG AATCTCATGGACTAAATTATTTAAATGAGCAAATATTTAGAGTTGAAGCATGTTGA
- the LOC110636660 gene encoding cyclase-like protein 2, whose product MAHNRFFPLHSKITKSKTMIQRHYFLLLLLFTLLHSITASSSDAAYPTVDDDCGCGASSTDDDLLLFPERNEVYGNGRIIDISHRYVSDMPSWDSKEGIGMFIRLFESLKNGSMANFSEFKLSVHSGTHVDAPGHVYDHYYDAGFDVDTLDLEVLNGPALLVDVPRESNITAEVMKSLEIPKGVRRVLFRTLNTDRKLMFKKEFDTSYAGFLEDGAKWLVENTDIKFVGIDYLSVAAYAEAIPTHLVFLKSREIILVEGLKLDNVKPGLYNVHCLPLRLLGAEGSPARCILVK is encoded by the exons ATGGCACACAACAGATTCTTCCCTCTCCACAGCAAAATCACAAAGTCAAAAACAATGATCCAACGCCATTATTTCCTCCTCCTACTCCTCTTCACTCTGCTACATTCCATCACCGCTTCCTCATCCGACGCCGCATACCCCACTGTCGACGATGACTGCGGCTGCGGTGCAAGCTCCACCGACGACGACCTCCTCCTCTTCCCTGAGCGAAATGAAGTGTACGGCAACGGAAGAATCATAGACATCAGCCACAGGTACGTAAGCGACATGCCGTCGTGGGACTCCAAGGAGGGTATAGGAATGTTTATCCGCCTCTTTGAAAGCTTGAAGAATGGCTCCATGGCCAACTTCTCAGAATTCAAGTTGTCCGTACACTCCGGCACCCATGTGGATGCGCCGGGACATGTTTACGATCACTATTACGACGCCGGGTTCGATGTTGATACTCTGGACTTAGAGGTTCTAAATG GTCCAGCACTGTTAGTTGATGTTCCAAGGGAAAGCAATATAACAg cTGAAGTTATGAAGTCCTTGGAAATTCCCAAGGGAGTACGCCGGGTGCTTTTCAGAACTTTAAACACTGACAG GAAGCTTATGTTCAAAAAGGAGTTTGACACAAGCTATGCTGGGTTCTTGGAGGATGGAGCAAAATGGCTAGTTGAGAACACAGACATCAAATTTGTTG GAATTGATTACTTGTCTGTGGCTGCCTATGCTGAAGCCATTCCAACACATCTTGTTTTCCTTAAAAGCAGG GAAATCATTCTGGTGGAGGGCCTAAAACTCGACAATGTTAAACCAGGACTATATAATGTCCACTGTTTGCCTCTGAGGTTGCTTGGTGCTGAGGGATCACCAGCCAGATGCATTCTTGTCAAATGA